A single region of the Mycobacterium lentiflavum genome encodes:
- a CDS encoding Fur family transcriptional regulator, whose translation MPAPQVRRPIRMTSQQRALLDLLHRSDRFRGAQQLHDDLRQGRGVRIGLVTVYRILNLLTDLKITETQRAEDGEMLYRLRTTSEHRHYLLCRQCGHAIGFTADEIEAFTSKLAQQHHYTDLAHEIDFYGTCPQCVEI comes from the coding sequence ATGCCCGCACCTCAGGTGCGACGCCCGATCCGAATGACGTCCCAGCAACGAGCGCTACTCGACCTGCTGCATCGCAGCGACCGCTTCCGGGGGGCCCAACAACTCCATGACGACCTGCGTCAAGGCCGCGGCGTCCGGATTGGTTTGGTGACCGTCTACCGGATCCTGAACCTTTTGACTGACCTGAAAATCACCGAAACCCAGCGCGCCGAAGACGGTGAAATGTTATATCGGCTGCGGACCACTTCCGAGCACCGCCACTACTTATTGTGCCGACAGTGCGGGCATGCGATCGGCTTTACCGCAGACGAAATCGAAGCCTTCACAAGCAAACTCGCCCAACAACACCACTACACCGACCTCGCCCACGAGATCGACTTCTACGGAACGTGCCCACAGTGCGTCGAAATCTGA
- a CDS encoding GTP-binding protein, with product MPPQHYALLPVTVLSGFLGAGKTTLLNHVLANREGRRVAVIVNDMSEVNIDAALVAGTGYLDRTEEKLVELTNGCICCTLREDLIESVARLAAAGRFDYLLIESTGISEPMPVAASFSWEFDNGFSLSSVARLDTMVTVVDASTFLQELARGDALAARDLAVDGTDIRTIADLLVDQVEFADVILLNKTDLVGEDVCARVTAVLRRLNPSARIMPTNHGRVPLEQVLGTGLFDPDLAAQAAGWDEELRGGHTPETEEYGISSVTFRAQRPFHPERLQAALEELQGLLRSKGFCWIASRPDLAAIWSQAGPNLMIEPAQYWATADFSPGQEIVFIGIKLDRDRVLGLMSSALLTDDEFADGPQHWTTYPDPLPPWSVAHAY from the coding sequence GTGCCCCCGCAACACTATGCGCTGCTTCCCGTAACCGTGCTGTCCGGCTTCCTCGGAGCCGGAAAGACAACTCTGCTCAATCATGTCCTGGCGAACCGGGAAGGTCGGCGAGTCGCGGTGATCGTCAACGACATGAGCGAGGTGAACATCGACGCCGCGCTGGTCGCCGGAACCGGCTATCTGGACCGCACCGAAGAGAAGCTGGTCGAACTGACCAACGGCTGCATTTGCTGCACGTTGCGCGAAGACCTCATCGAGTCGGTAGCGCGCCTCGCAGCGGCCGGCCGTTTTGACTATTTATTGATCGAGTCGACGGGAATCTCCGAACCGATGCCGGTTGCCGCGAGCTTCAGCTGGGAGTTCGACAACGGCTTCAGCCTCAGCAGCGTCGCCAGGCTCGACACCATGGTCACGGTCGTAGACGCATCGACGTTCCTGCAAGAGCTGGCCCGCGGCGACGCGCTCGCGGCTCGCGACCTCGCCGTTGACGGCACCGACATCCGCACCATTGCCGACCTGCTCGTTGACCAGGTGGAATTCGCCGACGTCATACTGCTCAACAAAACCGATCTGGTCGGCGAAGACGTCTGCGCAAGGGTAACCGCAGTGCTACGGCGCCTGAATCCGTCGGCCCGCATCATGCCCACCAACCACGGCCGGGTGCCACTTGAACAAGTGCTGGGCACCGGGCTGTTCGACCCCGATCTCGCCGCGCAAGCCGCGGGCTGGGACGAGGAGCTGCGCGGCGGTCACACACCCGAAACCGAGGAATACGGGATTAGCAGTGTGACGTTCCGCGCACAGCGCCCTTTTCACCCAGAACGTCTGCAGGCGGCTTTGGAAGAATTGCAAGGGTTGTTGCGCAGCAAGGGTTTCTGCTGGATCGCAAGCCGACCCGATCTCGCCGCGATCTGGTCTCAGGCCGGCCCCAACCTGATGATCGAACCGGCGCAATACTGGGCGACCGCCGACTTCTCGCCCGGCCAGGAAATCGTGTTCATCGGGATCAAGCTCGACCGCGACCGCGTCCTGGGGCTGATGTCGTCGGCATTGCTGACCGACGACGAGTTCGCCGACGGCCCGCAGCACTGGACCACCTACCCCGACCCGCTGCCACCGTGGAGCGTCGCTCATGCCTACTAG
- a CDS encoding ANTAR domain-containing protein: MAHTHRYRPADHRSRREIDMAIGVLMGIRRCSQKEALDTLVRATRASGVGIGGVSRTLLDVVSEGPEPSTDDAIAHWNALLELPSR, from the coding sequence ATGGCCCACACCCACAGGTACCGTCCCGCCGACCACCGGTCGCGTCGCGAAATCGATATGGCCATCGGCGTACTGATGGGCATTCGGCGTTGCTCGCAAAAAGAGGCTTTGGACACGCTGGTGCGCGCCACGCGCGCCAGCGGGGTCGGAATCGGAGGGGTTTCGCGCACGCTGCTCGACGTCGTCAGCGAGGGCCCCGAACCATCCACCGACGACGCCATAGCGCATTGGAATGCGTTGCTTGAGCTCCCCAGCCGTTGA
- a CDS encoding type B 50S ribosomal protein L31 yields MKPDIHPDYHPVVFQDATTGKTFLTRSTMTGSRTIEWETPQGVQTYPLVVVEVTSDSHPFWTGGRRILDTAGQVEKFRRRYGNRS; encoded by the coding sequence ATGAAACCCGACATCCACCCGGATTACCACCCCGTGGTCTTCCAGGACGCCACTACCGGCAAGACGTTCCTCACGCGGTCGACGATGACCGGTTCGCGCACCATCGAGTGGGAGACGCCGCAGGGCGTACAGACATATCCGCTTGTCGTCGTTGAGGTCACCTCCGATTCGCACCCCTTCTGGACCGGAGGGCGCCGAATCCTCGACACCGCAGGGCAAGTCGAGAAATTCCGCCGCCGCTACGGCAACCGCAGCTGA
- a CDS encoding ArsR/SmtB family transcription factor, whose product MGHGVDGRVTPPATLDSMSAVKIAETLQALASPNRLMILTRLRRSPCSVGELSTAVGMEQPAVSHQLRLLRALGLVAGDRNGRNIVYRLYDNHVAQLLDEAVYHIEHLRLGASETTA is encoded by the coding sequence ATGGGACACGGAGTCGACGGCAGGGTGACGCCACCGGCCACCCTCGACTCGATGTCGGCCGTGAAGATCGCCGAGACACTGCAAGCGCTGGCCTCACCGAACCGACTGATGATCCTCACCCGGCTAAGGCGGTCTCCGTGTTCGGTCGGCGAACTGTCCACGGCGGTCGGCATGGAGCAGCCGGCGGTGTCTCACCAATTGCGGTTGCTGCGCGCCCTGGGACTGGTTGCCGGCGATCGCAACGGCCGCAACATCGTCTACCGCCTCTACGACAACCACGTCGCTCAACTGCTCGACGAGGCCGTCTACCACATCGAGCACCTGCGCCTCGGCGCGAGCGAAACGACCGCCTGA
- a CDS encoding heavy metal translocating P-type ATPase, which yields MTCTTAQPTRTPSWTSGPARVSGLWSVASVRWATVALALFMAGLATQLLDAPTWTWWGLYLACYLTGGWEPGWEGLQALRSRTLDVDLLMVVAAVGAASIGQIFDGALLIVIFATSGALEDAATKRTEDSVKGLLDLAPDRAMRLDAAGIEESVNAADLRVGDLVIVRPGERVCADGVVVDGVSDVDQSSVTGESMPVTKSAHDEVFAGTLNGAGALRIRVAKDPSDTVVARIVALVAEASATKAKTQLFIEKVEQRYSAGVVVATLALFAVPLILGADLRSTLLRAMTFMIVASPCAVVLATMPPLLSAIANAGRHGVLVKSAVAMEHLAATTAVAIDKTGTLTTGTPQLTGIAVIEDRCSDDDVLRIAASAEQFSEHPLGRAIVAAARARDLPLAEATDFAALPGRGVRARVARRSIEVLSPRAFHSNPAAASDLERRGATAVLVVVDGAPVGVLGLDDTVRPGCDVVVRAIAAITAGPPVLLTGDTRPAAEHLAAQVGIVDVRADLLPDDKVAAVRRLQADGHRVLLVGDGINDAPAMAAAHSSIAMGRNGADLTLETADAVTVRDELATIPAVLALARRARRVVIANLAIAAAFITGLVVWDLFGRLPLPLGVAGHEGSTIIVALNGLRLLSGGFGRSLPMHPDRDVTD from the coding sequence ATGACGTGTACCACCGCGCAGCCGACGCGCACACCCTCGTGGACCAGTGGGCCCGCACGCGTCTCGGGACTGTGGTCGGTCGCATCCGTCCGATGGGCGACGGTCGCTTTGGCCCTGTTCATGGCCGGGCTCGCGACGCAGTTGCTTGACGCTCCTACGTGGACGTGGTGGGGCTTGTACCTCGCCTGCTACCTGACCGGCGGCTGGGAACCGGGCTGGGAAGGCTTGCAGGCGTTACGTTCTCGCACGCTGGACGTCGATCTGCTGATGGTGGTCGCCGCCGTCGGCGCCGCAAGCATCGGCCAGATCTTCGACGGCGCACTGCTGATCGTCATTTTCGCCACGTCCGGCGCATTGGAAGACGCGGCGACCAAGCGCACCGAGGATTCGGTCAAGGGATTGCTAGACCTTGCACCCGATCGCGCGATGCGCCTCGACGCCGCCGGGATCGAAGAATCGGTCAACGCCGCCGACCTTCGTGTCGGCGATCTCGTCATCGTGCGCCCCGGTGAACGTGTCTGCGCCGACGGTGTGGTTGTCGACGGCGTCTCCGACGTCGACCAGTCGTCGGTGACCGGGGAGTCGATGCCGGTCACAAAGTCGGCCCACGACGAGGTTTTTGCCGGAACCCTCAATGGCGCTGGCGCACTTCGTATTCGCGTCGCCAAAGACCCCTCCGACACCGTCGTCGCCCGCATCGTTGCCCTGGTCGCGGAGGCGTCGGCCACCAAAGCAAAGACGCAACTGTTTATTGAGAAGGTCGAGCAACGCTACTCCGCGGGCGTCGTCGTGGCGACGCTCGCCCTGTTCGCGGTGCCCCTGATCCTCGGGGCCGACCTACGGTCCACGCTGCTTCGCGCGATGACGTTCATGATCGTGGCATCGCCGTGTGCGGTGGTATTGGCGACCATGCCACCGCTGCTCTCGGCGATCGCCAACGCCGGGCGGCACGGTGTGCTAGTCAAGTCGGCGGTCGCGATGGAGCACCTGGCCGCCACCACTGCGGTGGCCATCGACAAGACCGGCACGCTCACGACGGGGACACCGCAACTCACCGGCATCGCGGTGATTGAGGACCGCTGCTCAGATGACGACGTGCTGCGAATAGCAGCCAGCGCAGAGCAATTCAGCGAACATCCGCTCGGGCGCGCGATCGTTGCCGCCGCGCGCGCACGCGACCTGCCCTTGGCTGAAGCCACCGATTTCGCGGCCCTTCCCGGTCGTGGCGTGCGTGCGCGTGTCGCGCGCCGCAGCATCGAAGTGCTGAGCCCGCGGGCATTTCACAGCAACCCGGCCGCGGCGAGCGACCTGGAACGCCGGGGCGCCACGGCCGTTCTCGTCGTCGTCGATGGTGCGCCGGTGGGCGTTCTCGGACTCGACGACACCGTACGCCCGGGATGCGATGTGGTGGTCCGCGCAATCGCCGCGATCACCGCGGGACCACCGGTGCTGCTGACCGGTGATACCCGCCCGGCAGCAGAGCATCTGGCCGCACAGGTCGGGATCGTCGACGTCCGCGCCGACCTGCTGCCCGACGACAAGGTCGCCGCGGTGCGCCGGCTCCAGGCCGACGGCCACCGGGTGTTGTTGGTCGGCGACGGCATCAATGACGCGCCCGCCATGGCCGCCGCGCACTCCTCGATTGCCATGGGCCGCAACGGAGCCGACCTCACCTTGGAAACCGCCGACGCCGTAACCGTCCGGGACGAACTCGCCACGATCCCGGCCGTCCTTGCGCTGGCCCGTCGGGCGCGTCGGGTCGTGATCGCCAATTTGGCCATCGCGGCGGCCTTCATCACCGGACTCGTCGTCTGGGACCTGTTCGGCCGCCTGCCACTGCCCCTCGGCGTCGCGGGCCACGAGGGCTCGACCATCATCGTCGCTCTGAACGGATTGCGACTCCTGAGCGGCGGGTTTGGCCGATCGCTCCCGATGCACCCGGATCGTGATGTAACGGATTGA